TATCGTAGATACAAGTTTGTTGAACAAAAAAATGTTGTGGCTGGAATCTGGCTCTGGCGACAATATGCTCGAACTCAGTCAAGTGGATTTCCAAAATATTAACGGTTCTTCCGAGAGCATCGCCTGTGCCATACCCGCGCCTTCATTGCTAGACGACAGAAGCAAAGACGAAACACAAATTTTTGATTCCGTAAAACGCTTTACACAGAAACGCATCAAGCAGCGCCTTGATGAAACCCTGGAATTGCCGCCACTGCCCGAAACCGCGCAACGCATCATCAAGCTTAGGGCCGACCCCAACGCCGACATCAGCGATCTGGCGAATATTGTCGAAATCGACCCCAGTCTGGCCGCGCAGGTGGTGAGCTGGGCCGCGTCGCCTTACTATTCTGCGCCGGGTAAAATTAAATCGGTGCACGACGCCATTGTGCGGGTATTGGGGTTTGATATGGTTTTGAACCTGGCATTGGGTTTGGCTTTGGGTAAAACCATGTCGATGCACACCCTCTCGCCACTGCAAATCTCCAAATACTGGCGCAATTCCGTATACACCGCAGCGGCGGTGGAAGGCTTGGTTACCAGCATAGAACGCCCCTATCGCCCTGGTTTTGGCATGGCGTATCTGAGTGGCTTGCTGAACAATTTTGGCTACCTGATCTTGGCGGAAGTATTCCCACCTTATTTTGAAGGTATCGAACGTTTGGCTAGAGCCAACACGCACATCCCTTCTGCAACGATTGAATTACACCAGTTGGGGCTCACCGGCAATCAGATTGCTGCGTGGTTGATGGATAACTGGAATATGCCCGAAGAAGTGGTGATGGCGCTGCGCTATCAGAATAACCCGCGTTACGACGGCGAGCATGCGATCTACGCAAAACTCATTCATCTGGCGCAGCAGATGCTCGCCAACGCAGGCTTCGGTACGCGTCTGGCGCGCCCCATCCCTGACCAGTTGTACCGTGATTTGCACATCGATGCAGATACTGCGCGCATCACCATAGAAAATATTCTCGAAGCTGGTGACGATTTGGATGCGATAGCCGAAAAAATGCGCGCGTAAATAGTTTTAGCTTTACCCTAAAAACCCTGTTTAAGCCGGTAACCCCGGCTTTTTTTATAGCTAAAATTTATTATTTCCCAGAATGCAGGAATGGCAAAAATCTATAAAAAATCGGTATCACCTACGGGGAATTAAACATTGCCCCGTAATGAGAAATTGTTCACAATATTCACAGTTTCTAAAGTTATCAGACCGGAAGCTTTTCCCGGCCTCGATAAAGGCAAACCCGTGGTAACGCGGGGACGCAAAGCCAGTGCCCCACCGCATAGCGAGGGTCGAACGGTTACCGAAAATAGCCGGGTGTGTTTGCCAGAAATGCTGTAATAACCTAGCAGCTCACCTGAATTTAATGTTCATCATTAATACACCGGGGAGTTGCTTCATCATGTCCGAAGCGCTATACAAATTTTTTAACGACCAGCCGTTTTTCCGCCACCTCATCGAATACCTTGCTCCCAATCACAGCAGTGATCCTGACGTCGAAGAAAATGGTGCTTTTCAGCATCCGGTGCGTTTGCTAATGGTGCTATCACTGGCGGTATTTTCAGGCTTGATCATTGTTTATGCCTTGCAGACTTTTTCAGAGCGTGAACGACCGGGGAAATATTTCGACCCGCACCGCGATTATTTGCGCATGCCCTTCGACATTAACGATGCCACGGGCATTTGCACCCACAAAACGGAACTGCGCTTCGGTGAGCAACTGGTACGATCACACGTCGATAATCATTCCACCCGATATGACCCGAAACTCGGTATTTATAAAGTATTCATGTCTGCCCAGTTAGGCGACCTTTATATTTACGAGGAGGCTCCAGTACATTGCTTTGTAAACCCTCGCGAGCACATGATTTCTCATTACCGAACCTTTGAGAAACGCCAGTCACTGATGACCCGTGCTTTAAAGGTGATTTCATTCAAGAAGTAGGCGCTTTGAAATAATCGCCAGAGGTTACCCCCATCGACATGTAAATGTTGAACAAACCATCGAACCCGAAATCTGCTTTTTCAACCCAGTTCACCGGCGCGTATAAAATCGCGCCGCCAAAAGGTACCGGCGCTGTGGGGATCATAATCGCAAAATGATCCTTGCCGCCCATACACACCGGCTCTGGGCTGGTGAGTAGTGCGAGCACCGCAACGCCATTGCGATCGCCACCGAAATAACACAACACCGCCTGCATACTCTTATATTGCGCTTCTTCCTGACTGTCGAACATGGTCACAATGCGCGACAGGGTTTGGTACACCGAACGCACAAATGGCACCCGCGCCAGCAAGCCTGAAATCAGACCGCGCCAGTGGTTGCGCAAACCTGTTTGCACCAGCACGCCCAACAGATACAGCGCCAGTACGACGCTGGCG
The Alteromonadaceae bacterium 2753L.S.0a.02 DNA segment above includes these coding regions:
- a CDS encoding HD-like signal output (HDOD) protein translates to MSLPASVQEMLETQKVNYNIAQMNDRSSHLSLVSSQQDVCIVQSVLLQDAEGRVQVLLPAGSILDLDALVKHTNRSFEGVKIDDILPLMEQHQLSCIPAVPRWQGMPTIVDTSLLNKKMLWLESGSGDNMLELSQVDFQNINGSSESIACAIPAPSLLDDRSKDETQIFDSVKRFTQKRIKQRLDETLELPPLPETAQRIIKLRADPNADISDLANIVEIDPSLAAQVVSWAASPYYSAPGKIKSVHDAIVRVLGFDMVLNLALGLALGKTMSMHTLSPLQISKYWRNSVYTAAAVEGLVTSIERPYRPGFGMAYLSGLLNNFGYLILAEVFPPYFEGIERLARANTHIPSATIELHQLGLTGNQIAAWLMDNWNMPEEVVMALRYQNNPRYDGEHAIYAKLIHLAQQMLANAGFGTRLARPIPDQLYRDLHIDADTARITIENILEAGDDLDAIAEKMRA
- a CDS encoding putative membrane protein; the encoded protein is MSQTNSNSGLISGFGQTFLAGLFAALPLALTIAIILWSADFLHHYLGPDSTMGRLFGTIGLNFVTSEISAYAIGVASVVLALYLLGVLVQTGLRNHWRGLISGLLARVPFVRSVYQTLSRIVTMFDSQEEAQYKSMQAVLCYFGGDRNGVAVLALLTSPEPVCMGGKDHFAIMIPTAPVPFGGAILYAPVNWVEKADFGFDGLFNIYMSMGVTSGDYFKAPTS